The Henckelia pumila isolate YLH828 chromosome 2, ASM3356847v2, whole genome shotgun sequence genome includes a window with the following:
- the LOC140879590 gene encoding ureide permease 1-like isoform X1: MDGFLVLEIITDMYLVESKGGAISCMLFALLFLGTWPAIMTLLERRGRLPQHTYLDYTITNLLAAVIIAFTLGEIGTEKPNFLDQLSQDNWSSVLFAMAGGIVLSLGNLATQYAWAFVGLSVTEVVSSSITVVIGTTLNYFLDDKINKAEILFPGVGCFLIAVCLGSAVHSSNAKDNKEKLGSFSNDSKGIKDASTNKDLHSNEDLEKAKFGTAGFLIELENKRAIKVLGKGTFIGLAITFFAGFCFSLFSPAFNLATNDQWHTLKPGVPHLSVYTAFFYFSVSCFVLALILNVGFLYFPVLNLPKSSLKAYLSDWDGRGWALLAGLLCGFGNGLQFMGGQAAGYAAADAVQALPLVSTFWGVVLFGEYRRSSRRTYTLLVGMLSMFIVAVGVLMASSGHRK, translated from the exons ATGGATGGATTCCTTGTGCTTGAGATAATAACGG ATATGTATTTGGTGGAGAGTAAAGGGGGAGCCATATCATGCATGCTTTTCGCCTTGTTGTTCTTGGGGACATGGCCTGCTATCATGACTCTGCTCGAAAGGCGTGGCCGACTTCCCCAGCATACTTACCTCGATTACACCATCACCAACCTATTGGCTGCTGTTATCATCGCTTTTACATTGGGCGAAATCGGCACTGAGAAGCCCAATTTCTTGGATCAGCTGTCTCAG GATAATTGGTCTAGTGTATTGTTTGCCATGGCTGGAGGGATCGTTCTGAGCCTCGGGAACCTGGCGACTCAATATGCTTGGGCTTTTGTTGGTTTGTCGGTCACCGAGGTTGTTAGTTCAAGCATAACTGTTGTCATAG GCACCACATTGAACTACTTCTTGGACGACAAAATCAACAAAGCAGAGATTCTTTTTCCTGGTGTTGGATGCTTCTTGATAGCGGTTTGTCTTGGATCCGCCGTTCATTCGTCCAATGCTAAAGATAATAAAGAAAAGCTCGGTAGCTTCTCAAATGATTCAAAAGG AATAAAGGACGCATCAACGAACAAGGACTTGCATTCGAACGAGG ACTTGGAGAAGGCGAAATTCGGAACCGCGGGTTTCCTAATTGAGCTCGAGAACAAGAGGGCAATCAAG GTACTTGGTAAAGGGACGTTCATCGGCTTGGCGATAACTTTCTTTGCCGGATTTTGCTTCTCTCTGTTTTCTCCAGCATTCAACTTGGCAACTAATGACCAGTGGCATACATTGAAACCCGGTGTTCCACACTTGAGTGTGTACACTGCGTTTTTCTACTTCTCGGTATCATGCTTCGTGTTGGCGCTGATTTTGAACGTCGGTTTCTTGTATTTCCCGGTGCTGAATCTGCCCAAATCGTCGTTGAAGGCGTATTTGTCGGATTGGGATGGTAGAGGTTGGGCTCTTCTGGCCGGACTTTTGTGTGGTTTTGGGAATGGCCTTCAGTTTATGGGAGGTCAAGCTGCTGGATATGCGGCAGCAGATGCTGTTCAG GCACTGCCACTGGTGAGCACGTTTTGGGGTGTCGTTTTGTTTGGAGAGTATCGACGATCGTCGAGAAGAACGTATACGCTTCTTGTGGGCATGTTGTCAATGTTTATTGTGGCTGTCGGCGTGCTCATGGCGTCGTCCGGTCATCGTAAGTAG
- the LOC140879590 gene encoding ureide permease 1-like isoform X2, with protein sequence MYLVESKGGAISCMLFALLFLGTWPAIMTLLERRGRLPQHTYLDYTITNLLAAVIIAFTLGEIGTEKPNFLDQLSQDNWSSVLFAMAGGIVLSLGNLATQYAWAFVGLSVTEVVSSSITVVIGTTLNYFLDDKINKAEILFPGVGCFLIAVCLGSAVHSSNAKDNKEKLGSFSNDSKGIKDASTNKDLHSNEDLEKAKFGTAGFLIELENKRAIKVLGKGTFIGLAITFFAGFCFSLFSPAFNLATNDQWHTLKPGVPHLSVYTAFFYFSVSCFVLALILNVGFLYFPVLNLPKSSLKAYLSDWDGRGWALLAGLLCGFGNGLQFMGGQAAGYAAADAVQALPLVSTFWGVVLFGEYRRSSRRTYTLLVGMLSMFIVAVGVLMASSGHRK encoded by the exons ATGTATTTGGTGGAGAGTAAAGGGGGAGCCATATCATGCATGCTTTTCGCCTTGTTGTTCTTGGGGACATGGCCTGCTATCATGACTCTGCTCGAAAGGCGTGGCCGACTTCCCCAGCATACTTACCTCGATTACACCATCACCAACCTATTGGCTGCTGTTATCATCGCTTTTACATTGGGCGAAATCGGCACTGAGAAGCCCAATTTCTTGGATCAGCTGTCTCAG GATAATTGGTCTAGTGTATTGTTTGCCATGGCTGGAGGGATCGTTCTGAGCCTCGGGAACCTGGCGACTCAATATGCTTGGGCTTTTGTTGGTTTGTCGGTCACCGAGGTTGTTAGTTCAAGCATAACTGTTGTCATAG GCACCACATTGAACTACTTCTTGGACGACAAAATCAACAAAGCAGAGATTCTTTTTCCTGGTGTTGGATGCTTCTTGATAGCGGTTTGTCTTGGATCCGCCGTTCATTCGTCCAATGCTAAAGATAATAAAGAAAAGCTCGGTAGCTTCTCAAATGATTCAAAAGG AATAAAGGACGCATCAACGAACAAGGACTTGCATTCGAACGAGG ACTTGGAGAAGGCGAAATTCGGAACCGCGGGTTTCCTAATTGAGCTCGAGAACAAGAGGGCAATCAAG GTACTTGGTAAAGGGACGTTCATCGGCTTGGCGATAACTTTCTTTGCCGGATTTTGCTTCTCTCTGTTTTCTCCAGCATTCAACTTGGCAACTAATGACCAGTGGCATACATTGAAACCCGGTGTTCCACACTTGAGTGTGTACACTGCGTTTTTCTACTTCTCGGTATCATGCTTCGTGTTGGCGCTGATTTTGAACGTCGGTTTCTTGTATTTCCCGGTGCTGAATCTGCCCAAATCGTCGTTGAAGGCGTATTTGTCGGATTGGGATGGTAGAGGTTGGGCTCTTCTGGCCGGACTTTTGTGTGGTTTTGGGAATGGCCTTCAGTTTATGGGAGGTCAAGCTGCTGGATATGCGGCAGCAGATGCTGTTCAG GCACTGCCACTGGTGAGCACGTTTTGGGGTGTCGTTTTGTTTGGAGAGTATCGACGATCGTCGAGAAGAACGTATACGCTTCTTGTGGGCATGTTGTCAATGTTTATTGTGGCTGTCGGCGTGCTCATGGCGTCGTCCGGTCATCGTAAGTAG